The Zetaproteobacteria bacterium genome contains a region encoding:
- a CDS encoding phosphoribosyl-ATP diphosphatase: MPDRPSAANILAQLTEVIEARKQAAPEASYVASLLARPDKMVQKIGEEAVETVIAAKNGEKEQIIYETADLWFHTLVMLSAHGLSAEDVLRELARRFGVSGIDEKAARRS, from the coding sequence ATGCCCGACCGTCCCTCCGCCGCCAACATCCTCGCGCAGTTGACCGAGGTGATCGAGGCGCGCAAGCAGGCCGCACCGGAGGCCTCCTATGTCGCCTCGCTCCTCGCCCGGCCGGACAAGATGGTGCAGAAGATCGGCGAAGAGGCGGTGGAGACGGTGATCGCCGCCAAGAACGGCGAGAAGGAGCAGATTATCTACGAAACCGCCGATCTCTGGTTCCACACCCTGGTGATGCTCTCCGCCCACGGCCTGAGCGCGGAGGATGTGTTGCGCGAGCTGGCACGCCGCTTCGGCGTCTCGGGCATCGACGAGAAGGCCGCGCGGCGGAGCTGA
- a CDS encoding glycosyltransferase family 39 protein, whose translation MEAETAADNPRPWLLVWLAISLLSLGLVPLFDLDEAIYAQTAWEMLHGGDWLVPQANGIPFFEKPPLFYYLMDASFVLFGTDAFAARLPSLLFTLATAGLLLHAGRRLRGADTGWLAALIFLSMLEVGVLAHAAILDAALNFFLAATLICWWLWCRHGRRRDLWLAAAAMGAAVGVKGPVGVVVPLAVIGLELLISGRLTATLRAIHWPPVVLLFLLTATPWYLLILWRNGPGFLWEFLMVHNLGRALHPMQGHGGRWFYYLPVVAVSVLPWIALLPKMARGLGAGAEAARSQRFLLLWTVVTVVIFSLARTKLPHYISSIYPAVALSIALHIGPRLRRLEAAATLLLLLPLVLLIGLLPWLWPWLTGLAHHPRAIAALAQPIAPNWHSAVAALPLAVALGWLWRRRTPVALAAVGIMLQTAVVFGLLPTASAVMQGPKLAIAGIIRQLPQEIPVFSYDLNAPSISFYSDRRYHILLDRTGRERLAAMQPPFALVLRSEARSALPKRLRRLAPVIDRGGYLLLLVR comes from the coding sequence ATGGAGGCGGAAACAGCCGCCGACAACCCCCGCCCCTGGCTGCTCGTCTGGCTGGCGATCTCCCTGCTCTCGCTCGGACTGGTGCCGCTGTTCGACCTCGACGAGGCGATCTACGCCCAGACGGCATGGGAGATGCTCCACGGCGGCGACTGGCTGGTGCCGCAGGCCAACGGCATCCCCTTCTTCGAAAAGCCGCCGCTCTTCTACTACCTGATGGACGCCTCCTTCGTTCTGTTCGGCACCGACGCCTTCGCCGCCCGGCTGCCCTCGCTGCTGTTCACCCTGGCCACCGCCGGGCTGTTGCTCCATGCCGGCCGCAGGCTGCGCGGTGCCGACACCGGCTGGCTGGCCGCGCTGATCTTCCTCTCCATGCTCGAGGTGGGGGTGCTGGCCCACGCCGCCATCCTCGATGCCGCGCTCAACTTCTTCCTCGCCGCCACCCTGATCTGCTGGTGGCTGTGGTGCCGCCACGGCAGGCGGCGCGACCTGTGGCTTGCGGCGGCGGCGATGGGTGCCGCGGTCGGTGTCAAGGGACCGGTCGGCGTGGTGGTGCCGCTGGCCGTCATCGGCCTGGAGCTCTTGATCTCCGGTCGGCTGACCGCCACCCTGCGCGCCATCCATTGGCCACCGGTGGTGCTGCTCTTCCTGCTCACCGCCACCCCGTGGTACCTGCTGATCCTGTGGCGCAACGGCCCCGGCTTCCTGTGGGAGTTCCTCATGGTGCACAACCTCGGCCGGGCGCTCCATCCGATGCAGGGCCATGGCGGTCGCTGGTTCTACTACCTGCCGGTCGTGGCCGTCTCCGTGCTCCCATGGATCGCCCTGCTGCCAAAGATGGCACGCGGCCTGGGCGCCGGCGCGGAAGCTGCCCGCAGCCAACGCTTCCTGTTGCTGTGGACGGTGGTCACCGTGGTCATCTTCTCGCTGGCCCGGACCAAGCTGCCGCACTACATCTCCTCCATTTACCCCGCAGTTGCGCTGTCCATCGCCCTGCATATCGGCCCACGGCTGCGCCGGCTGGAGGCCGCAGCCACCCTGCTGCTGCTCCTGCCGCTGGTGCTGTTGATCGGGCTGCTCCCCTGGCTGTGGCCGTGGCTGACCGGGCTGGCCCACCATCCGCGCGCCATCGCCGCGCTGGCCCAGCCGATCGCCCCGAACTGGCACTCCGCGGTGGCCGCGTTGCCGCTGGCCGTCGCGCTCGGCTGGCTGTGGCGCCGTCGCACCCCGGTGGCGCTGGCTGCGGTCGGCATCATGCTGCAGACCGCCGTGGTGTTCGGCCTGCTGCCGACCGCCTCCGCCGTGATGCAGGGGCCGAAGCTGGCCATCGCCGGGATCATCCGGCAGCTGCCGCAGGAGATCCCGGTGTTCAGCTACGACCTCAACGCGCCGTCGATCTCCTTCTACTCCGACAGGCGCTACCACATCCTGCTGGATCGCACCGGCCGGGAGCGGCTCGCCGCCATGCAGCCGCCGTTCGCCCTCGTCCTGCGCAGTGAGGCGCGTTCCGCGCTGCCGAAGCGGTTGCGCCGGCTGGCGCCGGTGATCGATCGCGGCGGCTACCTGCTGTTGCTGGTGCGATGA
- a CDS encoding glycosyltransferase family 2 protein has protein sequence MKLSVVIPAFDEEARLPRTLEEATAWLDDRLEQGDLFDDYEIIVVDDGSRDRTAEVVEQLAGARSRLRLLRQPGNRGKGAAVRRGMIEANGDIRLFMDADHSTHIRELERGWPLLQQGAGVVIGSRQHAESEIARHQSWLRESMGKCFNAMMRGMTGIPLQDTQCGFKMFTAEAAALLFPQQRIDGFSFDVELIYLAQRAGIEVAEIPVRWVNEPHSRVRMLIDPLHMAADVVRIRLMHNKK, from the coding sequence ATGAAGCTCTCGGTGGTGATCCCCGCCTTCGATGAGGAGGCCCGGCTGCCCCGGACGCTGGAGGAGGCGACCGCCTGGCTCGACGACCGGCTGGAGCAGGGCGACCTGTTCGACGACTACGAGATCATCGTCGTCGACGACGGCAGCCGCGATCGAACCGCAGAGGTGGTGGAGCAGCTCGCCGGCGCGCGCTCCCGCCTGCGGTTGCTGCGCCAGCCGGGAAACCGCGGCAAGGGGGCGGCGGTGCGCCGCGGCATGATCGAGGCCAACGGTGACATTCGGCTCTTCATGGATGCCGACCACTCCACCCACATCCGTGAACTGGAGCGCGGCTGGCCGCTGCTGCAACAGGGCGCGGGGGTGGTGATCGGCTCGCGCCAGCACGCCGAATCGGAGATCGCCCGCCACCAATCGTGGCTGCGCGAATCGATGGGCAAGTGTTTCAACGCCATGATGCGGGGGATGACCGGCATCCCCCTGCAGGACACCCAGTGCGGCTTCAAGATGTTCACCGCCGAGGCCGCCGCTCTGCTCTTCCCGCAGCAGCGGATCGACGGCTTCAGCTTCGATGTCGAACTGATCTACCTGGCACAGCGCGCCGGCATCGAGGTGGCGGAGATCCCGGTACGCTGGGTCAACGAACCCCACTCACGGGTGCGCATGCTGATCGACCCGCTGCACATGGCGGCGGATGTGGTCCGCATCCGGCTTATGCATAACAAAAAATAA
- a CDS encoding ribulose-bisphosphate carboxylase — translation MDQSNRYSDLSLKEEDLIAGGRHLLAAYRLLPKPGNGFLATAAHVAAESSTGTNVEVCTTDDFTRGVDALVYEIDENAFGEQGGLIKIAYPVELFDRNLLDGKHGVAHMTSLIIGNNQGMGDIIGLRLLDFMVPECMIRNFDGPNANIVDMWRVLGRPEKDGGYIAGTIIKPKLGLRPEPFAKACYDFWLGGTFIKNDEPQANQSFCPMKEVIPLVAEAMDRAQQESGEAKLFSANITADDPEEMVARGNFILEAFGKYGNEKHVAFLVDGFVAGPVGITTARRRFPDTFLHYHRAGHGMATSEVNPRGYTMLCHMKMARLMGASGIHTGTMGYGKMEGGRDDRVLAYMLERDECQGPYFHQKWHGMKATTPIISGGMNALRLVGFFENLGHANVINTCGGGAFGHIDGPAAGGKSLDQAYQCWKEGADPIEFAKEHKEFARAFESFPWDADKLFPGWREKLGVHA, via the coding sequence CTGGACCAATCGAATCGCTACTCCGATCTGAGCCTCAAGGAGGAGGATCTGATCGCCGGCGGCCGGCATCTACTGGCGGCCTACCGGCTGCTGCCCAAGCCGGGCAACGGCTTTCTCGCCACGGCCGCGCACGTGGCGGCGGAGTCCTCCACCGGCACCAACGTGGAGGTCTGCACCACCGACGACTTCACCCGCGGCGTCGATGCGCTGGTCTATGAAATCGACGAGAACGCCTTCGGCGAGCAAGGCGGCCTGATCAAGATCGCCTACCCGGTCGAGCTGTTCGACCGCAACCTGCTGGACGGCAAGCATGGCGTGGCGCACATGACCAGCCTGATCATCGGCAACAACCAGGGCATGGGCGACATCATCGGCCTGCGCCTGCTCGATTTCATGGTGCCGGAGTGCATGATCCGGAACTTCGACGGCCCGAACGCGAACATCGTGGACATGTGGCGCGTGCTGGGTCGTCCGGAGAAGGACGGCGGCTACATCGCCGGCACCATCATCAAGCCGAAGCTGGGCCTCAGGCCCGAGCCGTTCGCCAAGGCCTGCTACGACTTTTGGCTGGGCGGCACCTTCATCAAGAACGACGAGCCGCAGGCGAACCAGAGCTTCTGCCCGATGAAGGAAGTGATTCCGCTGGTGGCCGAGGCGATGGACCGCGCCCAGCAGGAGAGCGGCGAGGCGAAGCTCTTCTCGGCCAACATCACCGCCGACGATCCCGAGGAAATGGTGGCCCGCGGCAACTTCATCCTCGAGGCCTTCGGCAAGTACGGCAACGAGAAGCATGTGGCCTTCCTGGTGGACGGTTTCGTGGCGGGTCCCGTGGGCATCACCACCGCACGCCGTCGCTTCCCCGACACCTTCCTGCATTACCACCGCGCCGGCCACGGCATGGCGACCAGCGAGGTCAACCCGCGCGGCTACACGATGCTCTGCCACATGAAGATGGCCCGCCTGATGGGCGCCTCCGGCATCCACACCGGCACGATGGGCTACGGCAAGATGGAAGGCGGCCGCGACGACCGCGTGCTCGCCTACATGCTGGAGCGCGACGAGTGCCAGGGGCCCTACTTCCACCAGAAGTGGCACGGCATGAAGGCGACCACGCCGATCATCTCCGGCGGCATGAACGCGCTGCGTCTGGTCGGCTTCTTCGAGAACCTGGGGCATGCCAACGTGATCAACACCTGCGGCGGCGGCGCCTTCGGGCACATCGACGGCCCGGCCGCGGGTGGCAAGTCGCTGGATCAGGCTTACCAGTGCTGGAAGGAGGGTGCAGACCCGATCGAGTTCGCGAAGGAGCACAAGGAGTTCGCGCGCGCCTTCGAATCCTTCCCGTGGGATGCGGACAAGCTCTTCCCCGGCTGGCGGGAGAAGCTGGGCGTGCACGCCTGA